The genomic window CTCTGTCAAAGGGTGGGTATTATTTGcatatcattttatttcctcAGAGTCAATctgcagaggcagctaggtggtacagtggatagagaacattgattctggaatcaggaggatctagGTTCAGATCCAATCTCAGGTACTTGatacttattatctatgtgacttaACTCTGCAAGTCATTCACCCcaacttcttcaaaaacaaaacaaataaaaatccccCACAAAGTCAAGGTCTCCTCTTCCCCCCTTTCTTGTGCTTCCACTTTCCTTCTAATGGCTATCCACCTCCCCCTACTTGAGCCCACTGTTCTCACCATAGCCTTTCTCTCCATATGCCAGAAAGGGGGGTATGAtgatcttccttttctctccaggACACATCCCCAGCAGGCCTTGGTCCATGCCCTTGATAAGCCATCCTGAGCCCACATAGGTGTCATAAGTGCTACTCCTGCTGTAGCTATGGAGGATGAGATGGAGAAGAGATTGAGTAGGGAGAAAACTCCTGGATTTCTGTGCCATTCCCTCATTTCCCAGGCTTCACATTCCTCAGTGCCTTCCAAGGTCTCCCAGAACCCCATTACCTAGAGTCAAAAGCTGTCCCATCCAGCAGTGTGCCATTGTAGTGGTAGCGGACAAAGTCACTATCCTGGACCATTCGGGGACAAGTGGGTGGTCGAAGGAGAGTGTTCACCTGCACTGTGTCTTCCTTATTCCATACATCCAACAAAACAACGTCAAAGTACAGTGTGGTGTCAGGAGGGATCAATCCAGCTGAGAAGAAGACCATCTATTAGTCCCAGGGGCATTCCAGGGAAAGACCCCCTCCCTTCAAAGGGACATCTTCCTTCCCTAGAGTATCCTAGCTTCCATGGTCCTATATATAACCTTCACTCTATGAGGGAGGCTGTGTGATGGGGTGGAAGAAGTACTGAACTCATAATTCAATTTAGCTCCAGTCCAGGTTCCAACATTTCCTAGGTGTGTGACTGTGGGTTAGTCATTTAAACCTGAGACTGTTTTCCCCATGTGTaaaagggtaataataataataatcacactTAAATTACccattttgtaaacttttaagcATTAAGTATTCTGTAACTGTGCCTCCCTACCATTTCTTCTGGTTAAGACCCCCCCACCACCAATTTTTCATGCTTCTGTGGTCCATCCATCCCCTCTCCTTTGCTCACCAACCCCGATGCTGCCATAACCAAGGTGGGGAGGTACAATGAGGCGTCGTCTTTCATTGACACACATTCCCATGAGCCCTCTGTCCATGCCAGTGATGAGCCGGCCCACACCTACCACGCCTGCTACTGTCACTCCACGATCATAGCTGCAGAAGAGGGGATGAAGATGGGACCAAATGGCCCAGGATCACATTATAGTCATGTGgtagagcaaaaggaaaaatgtatttggagtcagtgaacctggattcaaatttggaCTAAGTTTTTTCTTAGCTGCATCACTTTACTAAGTCAGTTAAActtcttgagcctcagtttcctcatctgtaaaatagggataatcataTCTGTTCCATCTGTCTTATGaaatcatctattaaatggggataacagggcaccggccttggagttaggggtacctggattcaaatgggGATAGCAAGAGCACTTATttcccagagttgtgagaatcaaatgagataatacttgtaaagtgctttgcaagcctcAAATCAtcttataaatgcttgttcttcagtgactccctgtggccccatttgggggcttcttggcaaagatactagagtggtttgtcaattTCTttcatgatccccattttacagattagaaaacagtcatatacataaatgtgtatcCCCCCAATGCAGGCTTGCATACTCCTGCAAACATGCCTTCTAAGTTTCCCCCCTCCCAGTTTGAATAATTGTGCCTTAAATGATCCTTGACCCATCAGAACTGGTCCTCTGTTTCAGAAATGGGGAATCCTTTTTATTTGGGAATTGAGTGTCTTAGACTTCCTGAGTTTGGGCCTTAAAGGTAAGGTCCAGATCTGGTTTTGCCTACTTGGTTAGAACGTAGCACTAAGATTTTCTCCCATTGGCTCTTGGGTCAACTGAAGTAGTATCTGGCTCAAAAAACTGCCCaaacatggggcggctaggtggcgcagtgatagagcatgggccctggagtcaggagtacctgagttcaaacctggcctcagacacttaataattacctagccctgtggccttgggcaagccacttaagcccattgccttgcaaaaactaaaaaaccagaaaaaaaatactgcccAACAAGCTAAAGCTAATGCAAATAAGGCTTTGTTCCAGGCCCAATTATAGCCAGGGCATACCTTTCTCCTCATGTCTCTATACTTCATATTGAGGTTCTTGAAGGCCTCTCTGGGAATTGTTCCAGAATCCTTTACAACAATAATTCcacccccccctaaaaaaacccTGTTTTTCCATTATGTGAACACATTTCTCTCCTACCCAGTACTGCCTACCTTCTGTCCTACCTCTGCCACAATTCCCCAAAGCATGATTCCAAAGATTCCTTAGTGGTTTTACAAAGAAGTTATTTCCCAATGTGATAGCATTTATTGGGGGAACTTCAGTGTAAGAGTAGAACAGGAGACCTAGAGTCCTGGGTACCTACCCTATCATCTTCAGAAGCCAATCTGAGATGAGCACAACTTACTCCCTGTCCCCTAAAGCTCACCCTCAGGTCTCCTTGGAGAAGACAAGTCAGATTGCAAATCTCTAGGTCAACAAGATGGACAGCCAAGGTTTCAGCCTTTAAAATGGAAGGAAGCTGAGGGAGGAGTAGAGTGGTGGCAGAGGCAGAGAACAGCCTtggaggggatgggaaggagtCCAGCAATGAGATGTCTGGGGacacaacatgggagacactctGATCTTTTCCCTCACTCCCATATCAGTGCCACTTCTTTCCACTTCTCCTGTGACTTTGctttacaaaattttttctttgactctgaATAAACTTTTCCCCCATAtaaattatttcagtttcctttttacaTCAAAGACCCTCATAActggtggggtggggaagaagaaagggagttAGTATCAAAGTGAGATGGAGGCAATCTGTCTGAAGGGGATCCCAGACTGATATTTCCCTCCCCATACATACAcactatacacacatacatacatacacacatgcacacacaaacacaagaaTTGTGTAGTAATTAGATGCAATGCAGTAGAGTACACCTTTGTGCATCCACACCTCATTTCTTTGGAAATATATTCAGCATGCAAACAATTTGCAAATCAGAGGCAAACAAGAAATACACCCTCAAGTGAAGCTGTTTTAGGCACTTTGTGTAGGATGGGGAGTATGAATGGAGGGATGGGAGGTGAAAGAATGGAGAAGGATACATGGAAAGTGAGACAGTTGGTGGAGAACAGGGCGTCTTTGGGGACTGGGGATTTCTGGGAGAACAAGTATGTTTAAGGGTAAAAGAAGATGAATCTCTGAGGTCAGGGAGGGGTTGTGCTCAGGAAATGAGAAATGGTGTGTTTGGGGATCCCCCCACCCCATTACCTCGAATCAAACTTCTTGCCATCCTCAAAGGTGCCATTGTAGTGGTAGCGGATGAAGTCCCCCATCTGTACCTCCCGAGGACAGGCTCGGGGGACGTAGTATCTCTCAATGACCACATCTTCTAGGGGTCCCCCACCCGGGCTGGCCCGGCCCAGGGCCTTTCCTGAGGCCAGCAGCAGTAGCAACAGGATGGGGGATAGGGGGAGGAGGCGGTTGAGGGAGCCCCAGAGGGACATGGTGCCTGGAGCTGGGATGGCCGAGAATGAGAAAGACCAAAGCACTTTCTCCGCCTCCTCCTCTGGTTTCTCCTTCGCCGGGCGCTGGCTCCCCCCCTTCCTGTCAATGTagcccccccttcccccaaagcaGTCTACGTGGAATGGGGGCTGGGGAAGCTGAGCTGGCTGCTGGGGAGCTCAAGGGGTGGTGGGAAGTTGGGGGAGAGACCAGAGAAAGAAGCACAGAGAGTACAAACTTTCCTAAGGGCGCCTCTCTGTCCCTCCGgccctccccccgccccaggTGATGGGGTTTGGGGGGCAACATCCGGAGGCAGCTGGAActttgaggaaagggaaaaagttgAAAAGACTATTTAGAAAAACTCGTAGCTTCTTTTTCCTGCGCTGCTTCTGGGTCCTAGCGCCATAATGATGTTTGATCCTCCTGCgtgtccctccctccttccccaaattGGGGGGCGGGTGAGGGAGTGGAAATCTCTTTTTGATGTGTCCCGGCATTTAAAGAAACTACAGATCCTGAAACTGATTCTCTCGACAACGTGTCCCAAGACCTTGAGGCAATGTAATGGGGGGGGGTATGGGCTGGGTGTCTCCTCTCCctggagaccccccccccccatactaaTGACCCTGGTGGAGAGACTCTGGGAAAGAGGCAGGGATACAGATTGAGGAAATATTTATGAAGAGActttatgtgccagtcactgtgctaagcagggtacaaatatctcatttaatggGTGACTTGAAATTCCAGGATTAGATATTCTTGAATCTAATTCTAATATTCAGAATGCTCCTCCAGGACAACCTGGTCATCCAGGAAGTCTGGCTAAGCATAGTGTCCGGAGACAATGATGAGCTTGGAAacattcctcttctccctctatttcctGATCATAAGGGGTGGAGGAGATGGAGGTCTCCATGTGTAGAAATCCTGGACCACTCCCTCTGCTATCAGACAGCCCAGGGTGGGGAAGGCCTCCTTAAAGCCAGGTCCCTAGCCACTTATGTTCTCACAGTGGAGTGGAAGATATTGTGAGGGAGGGCTGGGAATTTGTTGGGACTCGCTCCCCAAGGACAAATTCCTGGTTATGTTCCCCATTTCCTCTTTAGGGAGTCTCCCACTAGGcatctttctattcctattctgTTCAAAGCCCTCATACCCCCTCTAGAGAGACAGGCACTAAGACCCAGCTGGTTGTCCCTCTGCTCCTCCCTGACCAGTCCCCCAAATCTCCGCCCCTTTCCCCACCTCACCACCCCTTCTTCAGCATCTGGAGGTCTGGGCCCTCAAGGAGCCAGTGGGACTTCAGGCTTGGGGCATGGGGCAATCGTGGGGGCTGCTGCTCCTGTTGGGCAGTGTCTGGGCACAATATGAGAAGTATAGCTTTCGGGGCTTCCCCCCTGAAGACCTAATGCCTTTAGGCTCAGCTTATGCCTATGCCCTGGAGCAGTATGAGGGCCAGAGCTGGAAGGAGAGTGCCCGCTACCTGGAGGCATCACTGAGGCTGCACAGGCTGCTTCAGGACAGTGAGGCCTTCTGCCATGCCAACTGTAGCAGTGCTAGAGCCTCGGGGGAGCACTCCCCAGCTGGGGGGACCAAAGAAGAGCTGGAGGAAGAGTGGGGCAGAGAGTTATGGTTTTTTGGGCAGGTGGTGGAGCGGGCAGCCTGCCTGAGGCGATGCAAAAGGACGCTGCCCGCCTTCCAGGTGCCCTACCCTCCTCGACAACTGCTCAGGGATTTCCAGAGTCGGCTGCCTTATCAGTATCTGCATTATGCCCTATTCAAGGTATGGCTTCCTTGCCACTTGTCTCCATTCCCTGCCCCTGCCCTGTCTCTCCACATCTCTAACTTCTAGAATCCTTATTTCCTTTCAGTTTCTTGGCTTCCAAGCTCCTACCTGTCTTTCCTCAGGattctttagtctttgttcctcTTTTGAGAACTCTGCCAGTTCCTAATCCTTTATCCCTAATATTTCCCCAGCTTGTCTTTCTCCCTTTGCTTTCCCCATCTACAACTCCTAATACCTCGTGCATCTCTCCCCTAATggagattcaattcaattcaataagcatttattaatcacctgctTAAATGACTATGAGGGCTCTTGTCCTCCAGTCCTCCCTcagttccttcttctcttcccttaatATCCTCTTagctcctctttctctattgcATTGATCCTGCTATCCTTGTTCCTGACCTCTCCCAGACTTTGCCTCTCTTCCCCAGTGtgtccttatctttttttctctcacctgtactattataatagcctcttaattggtctccctacTTCAAATTTCTCCCCTCTTGAATGCTAGATCTCTGCACAATAACCAAAATGTTAATCTTTAAAGTTACATGTCTCACCTGGTCGTCTCCCTTGCTCAAAAAGCTCCAGTGTCTCTCTATGGCCTCCTTATGTCAACTCTTTTGTCGGGCATTTGAAATCTTTCCCAAACTGTCTTTTACCACACTTTCCAGCTTGTTGCTCCTTCATTCCCATTTTTGGTTCAGCCAGAATGATAGAATTGCTATTACTGGTATAAACAACATTCCATCTTCCTTCACTGTGCCTTTTGCCCAGGTCTGgaattcatttccttctcatctccaATTTCTAGAATTAGTAGTTTCCTTTAGAGCTCAAGTCAAACTCTATACCCCATATGAGACCTTTTCTTCTCCCACAAAcgattttgttattatattagattaactatattatattatatttattatattatatacctACCTGTTTTtgtctgatagaatgtaagcttttgaGGGCAGGGGGCAATTCTAgctttgtctttctatctccagaGTTTAATATAGTACATGAttcatagtaaatgtttattaaatgtgtTTGAATTGATTGATTTCTTTCCCTACCTTGTTTTTCTTCCCTAGGATCCTGTAATTCCTATCTCTCCCCCAGTTCTTTCCAACCCCTATCTTTGACCACTAGTACTCCTCTCTACTCTGATCCCTTCATCATCCCCCCCCAATATTTCTAGTCTCTCTCCTGAATGCAGAAAGGCAGGGGTAAGATCTGTGTTCAGGGAATTGCAAGAATCTCTCATTCCTTATTCTTCCCCAAGAATTTGAATGATTCCTCTATTCTGAGGCATtattcctctccccccccccctctatCTATATAGTCTAACCAGCTAGAGAAAGCAGTGGCAGCTGCCTACACCTTCCTGCAAAGGAACCCCAAACATGAGATGACTACCAAGTACCTTAACTACTACAGGGGACTCCTGGATGTGGATGAGTACCTCACAGACCTGGAGGCCCACCCCTATGAGGTGGGAGCCTGTGGGTGGGGGAAAGGATAAGGAGGGAATATGAGAAGTGGGTGAATCTGGTACAGAAAAGGGAAGGCCTGGGAAGTGGGCTTGGAGTAAAACTTCCCCATATCCTTCCAAGGTTTGTCAGAAGGCTAGAGTTTGACTCCCCCAAATATCTACTTTCCCAGGCAGTGTTTGTCCAGGCTGTGAAGCTTTATAATAGTGGCGATTTCAGAAGCAGTGTTGGGGATATGGAGCGAGCTCTTGCTGAGTATCTTACTGTCTTTGCCAATTGTCTGGCTGGTTGTGAGGGGGCCCATGAGCTCTCAGACTTCAAGGACTTCTACCCCGCTATTGCAGGTACCTTGctgctttttattattattattattattattattattattattattattaggtgcTTCTCAGGTTTTCCCCACTGAATCACTTCAATATCCCCATTGAAAGGGGTCCCTTGGAAACTGGTCCACCTTGGATCCTGCTAAAAACTTGATCTCCATAGGAGTGTCTCCTCACTAATCTCAACATTTCAGTgactactttgtatatatatgtatataagcatCTTGCTGGGTGTAGGGATGCagagaccaaaaaataaaaataaaagatacaatTCTTGCCttgaagagtttatattctactggggagGAGAACAGAATGTGTGAAAGTAAGAAACTGCAAAAATTATCATCCAATGACTCCTATAATAGGGGTTCTTAATGTGGGGTCTGTGAActagttttttgctttgttttgtttctttttttggcactttaatatattatttttcccaattatatgtaaaaattttttaacttttatgttttacaattttgaattccaaattctctctcatcttccctcccttcccttatcATTGAAAAggtaagttcaaatccagtctcagacacttaataattacctagctgtgtggccttgggcaagccacttcacttaaccccatttgccttgcaaaaaagaaaaaagaaaaaaaatgaaaaaaaaagaaaaggtaagcaATTTGGTAAAggtcataatatatatatatatatgcaatcatgcaaaacatttccatattagttatacaCACATAACAGCAAGAAATACaaacatagtaaaaaaaaaacaaaaaaatcacagtatgctttgatctgaattcaaattctatcagtttttcctctggaggtggatagcatttttcatcatagtcCTTCCAGGATTGAACTAGATCTTTGTATTTCTaggaatagctaagtcattcatagttggtcattgtacaatattgctattactatgtacaatgttattatggttctcttcatttccctgtgcctcagttcatataagtcattCCAGGTTTTTCAGAGAGCAACTCATTcattaatagtatttcattacaatcatataccacaagttgctctccaattgatgggtatcacctcaatctctaattcttttccacCCCATAGAGCTGGTCTACATGaacttgtttttgatttttttttgtttgtttgttcttggaggcaattgaggttaagtgacttgtccagggtcacacaggtaataagtgtctaaggtcacatttgaattcagatccttctgacttcagggtcagtaaTCTATCTACCTAACTGTCcccatgaacttgtttttaaaaattattttaatttctttatttcaatagaattggtttcctttgtaatcctttgtattttattttgtgcatttaaaaatattctttggagAAGGAAGTCATAGGCTTTTTCATATTGCCAAAGAGGTTTATGACACAGAAAAGTGCTTACTCTACAACAGTGCAGATTGGAAATCACATGTTAATTCTGGTCCTACACATAAATTCACCATGGTGATCCAGTCAttaattaaacacctactatgtgcttagCGCTGGAGatacaaggaaaagcaaaaaaaataaataaaatagtcccAGCCTTAAAGAAGCTCACCTTCTAATAAGGGAGAACCTAAGTAAATCACTATCCCTTCTACATCATGACTTTCCCCATGGAGACTTTCTTCATCgtggttggcataagaaattaaatgagaattttatggAATCTATAGACAATAGATGAAGGCCAGctgatgacacagaaaaagtttagaaactcaggaatgcataatatatatatatatatatatttagcataatattaacatattttatcttttaataccataataattcagacttctctgggacaaagggagggccaaaaaattttacagagATTTTCCAGGTTGTGTGGTCATCATGTCCCTAATCCCCAAGATGTGGAAAGTGTAACTAGGACCATAAAAGATATACAAATAGTAGATGAAAGGTATtctaagagagaaaatattagtaATTAGGGAAACTGAGCAAACCTCCTCAAGAACTAAGAAAGTTAGGatttgaaataggatttgaaatctctttctctctcatcatttttcttttgaattgagCACTTTTTCTCCTAAGGCAATTGGGGTAaagacctgtccagggtcacagaggtagtaagtgttaagtgtctgaatacagatttaaATTCatctcctcctgactctaggactggtgctccatctactgctcttcacctagctgccctagaactgagtctttttttgtgtgtgtgattttaatttttttatttaatgtttattcttattttgtacaaataatgtttttttacattaataaaatatttttgtttaagagtaaacaaaatacccccccataaatatagacttgcttgagcgataaagtaaaggggagagaaaaaaattaaaatttaaaaaaataatagta from Macrotis lagotis isolate mMagLag1 chromosome 2, bilby.v1.9.chrom.fasta, whole genome shotgun sequence includes these protein-coding regions:
- the P3H4 gene encoding endoplasmic reticulum protein SC65 isoform X1: MGQSWGLLLLLGSVWAQYEKYSFRGFPPEDLMPLGSAYAYALEQYEGQSWKESARYLEASLRLHRLLQDSEAFCHANCSSARASGEHSPAGGTKEELEEEWGRELWFFGQVVERAACLRRCKRTLPAFQVPYPPRQLLRDFQSRLPYQYLHYALFKSNQLEKAVAAAYTFLQRNPKHEMTTKYLNYYRGLLDVDEYLTDLEAHPYEAVFVQAVKLYNSGDFRSSVGDMERALAEYLTVFANCLAGCEGAHELSDFKDFYPAIADRFAESLQCKVDCEANLTPNVGGYFVDKFVATMYHYLQFAYYKLNDVRQAARSVASYMLFDPADSVMQQNLVYYRFHRERWGLQEEDFQPREEAMLYHNQTTELRELLDFARLYLQSDDEMELEESALPLESEPPPSDSEFEGDGDYEEGIYADWWQEPNAKGDEAEAEPEQA
- the P3H4 gene encoding endoplasmic reticulum protein SC65 isoform X2 gives rise to the protein MGQSWGLLLLLGSVWAQYEKYSFRGFPPEDLMPLGSAYAYALEQYEGQSWKESARYLEASLRLHRLLQDSEAFCHANCSSARASGEHSPAGGTKEELEEEWGRELWFFGQVVERAACLRRCKRTLPAFQVPYPPRQLLRDFQSRLPYQYLHYALFKAVFVQAVKLYNSGDFRSSVGDMERALAEYLTVFANCLAGCEGAHELSDFKDFYPAIADRFAESLQCKVDCEANLTPNVGGYFVDKFVATMYHYLQFAYYKLNDVRQAARSVASYMLFDPADSVMQQNLVYYRFHRERWGLQEEDFQPREEAMLYHNQTTELRELLDFARLYLQSDDEMELEESALPLESEPPPSDSEFEGDGDYEEGIYADWWQEPNAKGDEAEAEPEQA